ATAGCCTCGTCTTTATTTGATGGTTGGTTTTCTTTTTCATCTGTCTTTTTGGCTTTTTCTTGTATCAATCTCTTGAGTCTCTCTTTTCTTTTCTCAGTATTCTCTAAAGATCCACTTTCTTCATTAACATCTTCTTCTTCACTTTCAATAGGTGACTCTTCTGCTTCCTTGTCGCCTATTTCCTCCGCttctaattttaattgattttgtcTATCTGCAAATCTGAAAAAAACACATAAGAatcaatacttttaataatgaattatattgtactagaggctgcccgcgacttcgtccgtgtggaaccccttcccgtgtaaatcccaaaGCCTCGGGAAcgccgggataaaaagtagcttatgtgttattctggatcttcagctacctacataccaaatttcatcgtaatcgattcaatagtatttgcgtgaaagagtaacaaacattcatacatacacactcacaaactttcgcatttatagtattagtaggatagtaggattgtttcagttttattatttcaggtaTAACAATGTCTCACTCATATAGATGCCTTGTCCGTGATAAGTAGACCAAGAGATATACGTAATTTTAAGTTCAGTCTTAAAATTCACTACTCTTATtttcgatatatttttgtaaaactaaataaaaaacatatgcATACTTATTAAAGATTTCAGTCTCTTTTTGTGCTGCAATTCTTTGATTTTCCATGAGTTTTTTCTTCAAGTCATCGTTATTCTCAGCGGGATCGACGTCCACAGCTATTCTTGAGGCTGCCAGCCTCCACTCGTTCTCTTGTCGTCGGCGTTGTAATTTCTTACCACATCTAGTGAACAGATCGCGAGCTGCagacataaaatacatattaaaattaacactCATTTATGACTATTTTATTCACAGATTTTCAGCTTTTAATAAACTGTTATTGTCATATTGTCACTGTATCATCATATATGCGTAACAGCATGCTTGTTTTACGCGAAAGTATAGGCAGAGAAGTATGACATACTGGTTTGTAACATTTACAATGCTAGTCCCTTAAATAGAGTCACGCCTATTAACGTATTCTAGGTATGTAACAAAATGACAGGTTACTGTTgaatatattctaatataaataaaacaatttttttttttttaattccgtAAAAGCATGGAAAACAAACTTATCTATTACTAACCTTCTTCCATAATATCAGCCTCATTAAAACCCAGCTTGTCTTCGTCATTCGCTTGTCTCACGCATCTGAGAACATCGTGAAAGTCTGGGAAAGGTAGTGGTGTGCCAATCGGAACCTTCTTATTGATCCATTTTTCTAATCGTTTCGCAGGTCCCGACGGTCGACCCGGTCGGGCGTCCAAGAGGATACGGGGCTCTGATGGCATCTTTGTATTGGACATTTGGCAAAACTTTGCATAAACGCGTACCATACGTTCTTTGTACCTGAAATCATTTATGGAATAATGCTTTAGTTTAACTGAAATGAGAAATATAATCATGTGAAATGTAGaatactaaatacatataactGGTCAAAATAACGCTCAGGCTACATGGAACAAAACAAATGATTATCCTTTGAATCAATAGGTGTAAGGTCCTCCCAACACAAATTCGCTGTTGACACCCAGTTTCATATTAAACACCTAACTGTGCAGGACGTAGTTTAGTGACTTATCATGGAACAAACGATAATACTTTtctaaacaatacaatttcaagcAGCTGAGGTCTTAGGATTGGAGCACATCATTTGCAAAGTTTGTAAATgccattaatattattacactgttcaatataattttgtagttaCCTTTCAGTCAATAAATATACGGAGTCATCGTCATCATCAAAGTCAACTTCCTGTTCTTCAAGCTTCTGGATGGCTCTGTGCAGTTTCTTTATTGTCTTCTCTAGCTTACGGATCTGTCTTTGGCGTTTTGAATCATATTCACTCTCCTCGTCATATATTTGCATGGGTTCTAAAAATCATTtgaatctatataaataaaaatgaatcaacAAATTGTATACATGCACATAACTTTTCAACAATTAAACcaaattggatattttttttaatatgattgtaactgttgggacaaggtttgtatgggatcaaaGGGATCAAAATTCTtatgggaatggaatcaacagGATACAATTGTGCTATACCCAGACAAAGATGGGCCAGTCCACTAGAAaccatacataataataatacatacattttgttaaaacataaaGATTAATATCTCACCTTCATTTTTAATCTCCTTGACTACAGGTTGTGCTTTGCATAACTTCCGCTGTAAGTTCAGTTCATCAACAATATCTTTTATGTACAAATACATCTTTTCAGGACTTGCCTTCATTGAAAGTATTTTACTTGACACCATGTCAGTGAACTCTTCAGATTCTGTATATTCCTTCGGTACTTGTCTATAATATcccttaattttcttttcaacaaTCTTCTTCATATCATCAGAATTTTCTAACTGGAAACACAGATCTATAAAACTTTGATATACAGGATGAAACTCACTCGGACTACTTTGAACTTCAATTGTGTTTTCTTTGGAGGGTGTAGTATTACATTTTTCTTGAATATTTGTCTGTGTCATTCCACTTTCTGAACTTATACTTTCATCATCAATGTTCACTACAGTATCACCAGCTGTGTGACAAATATCATTACTGATACCAATTTGAAGAGGGTCTATTTCTATTTCAACAGTTTTTCTGTTATCAAATTCCTTAGGAtactttaatttctttttacTGTGTGGGACACTACCAGCACCCCTTTTCTTCTCATTATCGCTAAAACTTCCTTTCCTCTTCTTGCTAGTCTGAGATTTGGCAGGACTGTCATCTATTGTGATAGCTAGTTCGGCACCCACCTCATGGGTGCTTTTACTTGATACTGGTTTGACAGGACTATCCTCAAtagtaatttcaataaatttaggTGCTTCAGGCTCTTTATTGTTTTCTTCTTCAGGAGTAGGAGTGTCTGTCTGCTCTTCAGGTCGTAAGTACCACTGAGGGCCAGATTTATGTGGAGGAGCATCATCATCATCTAACTGTACTGTTAAGACTTCACCTACAGGATTATTTCTTtggtttatttgttgtttactCTTTACATTCAATAAAACTACTGGTCTGTTTGATACAGTTTTCTTTACTGTGATGCTCGGTGGTAAATTAAGTGCTGCTGCGTTTTGTATCCTTATGGGGTTTTTTAAAAGACCCGGAGGAGctttgtttgtaattatatttctagGAGACACTACTTTGAAGTATTTAATGTTACTGTTAGAAGGTTTATTCTGAATTAACACAGGTTTTTGTTGGCCACTAAATGGATTTACACCCAATCTTGGTTTTGATACAAGATCAGAGGGTTTGCCATTAAGCTTTTTTATGCTTCCCATTAGTTGTTTTGTGTTGGATACTGTTTTTACAGTAATTGGTTTCATTTCTAATCCTTTAGGAAATGAAGATGGTTTTACTTTAGTGGGTTTTATTGTAACATCATGATATTTTCTTGGAATGCAGACCATTGCATTAGGTAGTGGTTTACTCTGGAAAAGAAATGCAAAACATTAATAGACGAGAATCAAACAAATATTCTGATAGCAACGAAACACATATAAAAAGtctctacaaaaataaaattatctgttaaGCCATGATCAAACAAGATAATGTTATAACAACATGAATGGAAAAAAgctcaattttataataatattaacactgaattatgattattttgtacCAACTGTTTGATTGATTTGCacattttattgattaattacaaGTTACAATAAGTAACAAgtgtagttaaaaataatttagtaaaatcaGATCTAGGTAAGCAAATAACACtgatatttaaaatctaaaaagatCATTGAATCATGTCGatcattttgtaaaacaatattatgatatatcGATAGTTGGCGTTCTTTTAAATCTGGATACCTTTTTGGGCGCCGGTTCTGTCTCCTCGTCCGAAGACCCCAATTCAATAACATCCTCACTTGACATCTTGTAGATTATTGTTAGCACATACGGCAGGTGAATGATTTATGTTTCACATCAAGAACCAGTGGCATCTCATTTTCGGCTCGATTTGTAGTAATAATGAAACCAATAAGTTTGATTATTGGTACATATTTGATTACAAAAAGCAAGCCACGGCCAAGACAACACGAAAAGCACAAAATCTGTCTGTTTGACCAATGTTTGGTTGACTTTGACAGTTCAGTTCAGAATATTCAGATTAGATCTAGACAAGTGTTGttacttaaaaattacaaaaaataatattctcgaTAATATTAACGATTCCAAGTACGAtaatagataggtaggtacctggCGGGcataattatatgaattataAACATATGCTACCCAGCAAATGGTTACTAGCAATATTCTAAGGTTTAAATCCACCAACAAATTATCAAACTTGCTCGATCTCTATCGAACATTCTTCTGATTTACACGTAGGTGCTTAGTTTTTTAAAAAGGAAAGGAGCTTTTCAGAGTACCTATGCAACCATAGATTTCTAATAAAGGCTAACGTGATGCGGCAATTGAACTccaagaaatttaatttaaaatcaatcacagttagaatttttttattttgggtaATATgactaacattatttattttgttgaatatCAATCCACTAAATGCTTAGCTTACACAATAATTGAAACCacattgaaattattattgacCATTGCGGGATTAGACTGTTggagataaataattaaatgtagaatgtacaaacaaacaacaagttTGGCAACAAGTCATCCATCAAAACATTAAAGATTAAGATTTTTTGGTTagagacataaataaaatattaatctcCAACATTCAAAGGTATTATTGcacttttaacaattttatttcgtaattgTGAAGAAGtatatctttaaattaaaattttctgaaaGTATAGCAGTATTTTAGTCCTGTCATTACAACTGGAAGCAAAAATGATTGTTGTCTACGTATTGGAAATGTCACTGATGTAGGTGCATCGCGGGCCGTGATTGGTTAAAATctacagaatttatttattttatttaagtttgccaataaaataataggggttatcaatttatttacaaattgcaATAAAGCTAGATTGAAGTTTCGTACAAAAAATTAAGCTGTCAAAATAGATCGTggttttatttctaataatttctattttatCGATTAGTTAGGACAATGATTaaacttttttcattaaaacaacaaaagaaaGATGAGGAAGGCTCAGCAAGAGCAGGAGGTTCACAGAAAAAGGCATCAGCCGCTCAATTGCGGATTACAAAAGGTAAAGTATTGAAAATAGAACAATAATTTACGCGTTGTGTATTCACTGTTATTGTAATTGTGTGGTTAAGAATCAGGGAACTCTTCAAGTCATCTTTGAGAAGCACTCGGGAGACTTGACATTGCGATAAATTGCTGTGGGTAGGTAACTACGTGTACGCTCAGGGAGATAAAATACAGATTCCACTATCTCATTCTCCCACGAAATTGTAACTATATTTAGTTTACTTAGTATGTCTTACATTATTTGCTAGTCATCACTTGGTATGTGTTATTTCAGATTTGAATGAACTGAATTTGCCCAAGACTTGCAGTACAGAATTTCCAGATCCAGATGATTTACTTAATTTCAAACTAATCATATGCCCTGATGAAGGATTCTATAGAGGAGGCAGatttgtatttagttttaaggtAAATATGCAAACAATTAAATTAGAACACTTGTTTAACATTAGGCACTATTTATGTTCAGATTCATACCATTTGGTGAAATTGGaatgaataaacaaacacaccATTTGCAATATTGATATGAATCAGAATGGTTCTTTCCAATTCTAtcttattacttgttattgcaAATGCACATGACAAGTTTGAAGATGTAGTCTTCTGATGATTTAGAGTAAGCCATGTTAAACTctcctgaaccaatttccaaGGGAacaattaatgaaaatgtaGGTTGAAATCAAAGTATTAGTAATATTAACTAATCTTGGGACGAATTGTTGCATAGATCACCTTCTAGAATGAAAGTTTTAGGCCCTACATCCACCAAATGGTTTAAGTGCCAGTTGAAAATGCAATAAGATGCATAATATGCATATTGAACCACTTTACCtatattatatagtaaataTATCCAGTCTTTGATAGAAACCGTGATATTCATTTACAATAGTGGGGTTAGAGTTTTGCAGCCACTATGCATAAACATCTATTGTACTTACTACTTACAAAAGCACTCATTAGGATGAGTCATAATGACATATTTAGTTATCATATCTCATCTACTCTATCACTGTTATAAACCAGTTATGAAAGGTGCTTGTTGATCATAtattatacaagtattttatatgtatagatcactTAATATGATAATTGATTAGTTGAAAATCATCAGTCTTGATAATATACCATAACTATAAGATATACTTTTTAACACCctaatgtcaggaactactggtttgataaaaaaatatctcttttCTTTCTAAAAACTATAGGTAGTAATGCTGATAACTATGGTTCATGTAAGCAAAATTTCATGCAGCTGCTTGGCATTTATATTGCAAGAAATTCCATACAACCTTTAAAGAACTAAGTAAACCTGATTAATCAGTTATCAATCAACAATAATGTAAACCAGCAAGCATTTTTAGGGTATATTCTGGGAATATACCATTTATAGTTTGTTATAAACAAGTCAGCCCACTTCCACTTAGTGCTTAACTGTTGACGTACCACACACAATATTTGCTTTTCATACCAATATTTGGCATTATTAAAGCATATACTATAGTCTATGGCAACTAATACATAAAAGGGCAGgttaatcattaaaaaatatctaacatattTCGTCTTTCTATATGTATATTCATCTGCTATAAGGTGATCAATTAAGCAGGTATTGTTTTCCCATACAAAATTAGTGatttacaaaaatgtgtttgttgtaTAGTGATCATTGTAACAAAATGTGCTTGGTTTTTAGGTAGGACCAAACTATCCCCATGAGCCGCCCAAGGTGAAGTGTGAAACAGCCGTATACCATCCTAACATAGACCTGGAAGGCAATGTGTGCCTCAACATTCTGAGGGAAGACTGGAAACCTGTGCTCACCGTCAACTCTATAGTTTATGGACTACAGTATTTATTCTTGGTAAGAAAACGTGATTGTGTTATATTGTATACTGTTGGTACATTGTATACAAACAAGGtcctgggtttgattcccagacTGGACAAAGggctattgaaaaaaaaatctgctatTGGTCTTGGTAAAAGTAGTCTAGATTTTGATAACATGTATGGTACGTAGCAGGTAAGGCTAGCACCCCCATTCCATgagacttacattgttaatttcaaaacatgtgtgtatttcatacatctctgcctgcACTTTTGGGTCTAACAAGTGtgttgttatgtatgtattgtgtagtaaatttatcaaaataggtatgtatttaggaGTATGTTTATCacctggttaccatagtacaagttctgctttgCTTGGAATCAGGTGACTGTGTGAAAgatgtccaatgatattaatttatttattaaatgtcatTCAATTTGCAGTACTAAAGGTTTCATACCTTATTAGTCTCTGGTCTGAGTGCTAGAGTAATTGATTGCTTTTCACAAAGTTCAATTACCAAAGTTTAATTAACTTTAggaatttttgtattaaaatattctcaatagtagccatTTGCAAACCTTACCACCAAACTCTAAACTTGGAAATTGGGGATGTGCTTTGCAAATGGCAACTGTTCAGTTCAACTTgtagtatattattttggttatagAAATACTGTTCTTACTTAGGTATTCTTATTACAATCTATTTATGAGCTATGAGTAATAAATCATTAAGGTAAACATAATGAACATCAGTATTCTTGTGAGTCATATGAAATAACTTGTCTTAAATAATGATCTGAACAACTAATTAAGTCACCATAATCTTTACATAACACATGATGTCTtatgtagaaactattttatgtagttaaaacaatagtttaattattaacaaacaaataaaataaattatttcgtcAGTAAGCATGATTTAAGTGGCTATTGTGAAATCAATTACAACGTATATTTAGCTGGTGACTCATCAAATAAGTGTTTACACAATGGTTGTATAAAACTGACAAAGTATTAGCTAATTAAGTACCTgatataacttaatttattttcttatctatTGTTCTAATGGTAGAGAAAATGAAATCTTGCTATTTTCTTACTCTGACGTTGGTGTACGTCGGTTGAGCGTACGAACGACGCTACAACACTGTTGCGTCAACGCATCGTAAAAATGACGTCACACAGCAATTCAAAGCAAGATTCATAGCGTCGTAGATGTTAGCGGTCGTAGGAGGCAGGGAAAACTAATACGTGATTCTGTGACCTATGGGAATCTTACTTTCCATCCattatataatttctttatttagtgCTGATAATGTTTTGCCTAACCAAGGCTTGATAGTAGTACATACatgatatcacgccttttcccgtTGGGAGGTAGGACAAAAGAACACCACTTAGTactcttacaaacttcccttgtcgTAATGTagcacataatatttatttgttatcagGCTTACTTTTGTCAAGGCATTATAAAGGAATACGATCCCCAGGATTGTTCTTATACAGTACCTACCTTAATTACGGTTCATAGATAtaattatagatataatataatataaataatcaatttacatgaaattatgttattaatctGGTTAGGCTACTTGATGACCACTATTTTTTGTTATACAGTTTTGGCACCCTGTATAAACTGTGTGATTGCCCTATATTTTTCGTAAGAAATGCAGAGCGATtacaattgaataatttaaactaatttatggCCGCGTGGTTTGTTGTGGTTGTGGTGAAAATGTATTCAGTGGACTAGTTCTGAAAGCGAAACAGACACCAGACAGACATTCATTGCCGTACTTACAAATAAGTATGGCTTGGATGTCGTATTTACCCTTTATGTGCTTAAGTAATAAATCGTTTGTGTTATAGGAACCAAATCCCGAGGACCCTCTAAACAAAGAGGCAGCAGACGAGCTCCAGAGCAACAGGCGGTTGTTCGAACAACACGTGCAGAGGGCGATGCGGGGCGGCTACGTCGGCTCCTCCTACTTCGAGAGATGCCTCAAATGAACGCCACACCACACTGTAAATTAATGCTACGAaccctatataaataaaacaatctcaCTTTAAATGCATTTCCTTATTTATTacgattaaatatattattataacgtgtTCATTGTTCATAGCTCGGTACGGTGGTCAATGTTATTTATAAGTGTagcattcaatatttttttatatatttttttaagctttcCTATTTTGTTGTAGGCTGAAGAATAGCatactagtttaaaaaaatacggcGCCATAGGatcaaagataaaataaaataatgttttgaaagtcctattatttagtttaatactCACGTAAAGCGGTAGATGGCGCTAACTGTATAATTTGTGCTCACGGTTAACGGCGTTGTGCTGATAGAGAGATgcatgttttttctattttagttattttagaaTTCTACCTATGATTTCTTATGATTTTTCGTTTATTAGctatacacaaatattatgcGTCACCAATGTGAATGACTGTACCAACATGAAATaaagtatgtttgtataatttagtaTGTTATTTGTGAACCTTATGTTTCATAGCATAACGTCGGGTTTAGTGTAAACCGGCTGCAAGACAAATGGTCGACCCGCGTTTACTAGCAGACGAGTGAATGGCACATGGGACGAGGTTAGAGTCGGTCGGTACAACGGCGCCAACACAGGGCAACGGCGCCGAGCGGTGGCACAAGCGAAGTGACGCGAAGTGAGCCACGATCAAGGGCCGGCCGCGTGAGTCAGTGTAGTGAGCAGTGCTCGAGCGCCGCCAGTGCTACTCTGAACGCCGAGCGGTTCGCGCACAACCATCGCCACAATACGCTTTCTCCACACGGCAGCGTGCTCAAGGCAGAGCTGTTTCGACACGCCACTCGGTTGCGAAAGTCTGCGCGATGATATACAAGTGAGAGCCGACATCGGACGCCAGGGTAACGCTCATCGCACACGGTGAGCCAGTTTATTCGACGAGAGACATTCGAAACTCGCCAGCTGTGAGGGACGGGGGGCGCGCGACGCCGTCGGTTCGTACACGCGGGAGCAACCTTTACACATAGTGACTTACTGTGAGAGAAGCAACGGAAACCAATTTTTAATGTGTCAAGTCAGTATAGCTTATTGCTGCTACGTCAGATCGCTGAACGCCTCGAGCAAGAACTACAAGGTTATGCAAATGAGTTCTGAACGCTTCTATACCAGGGGTAATCAAAAGACCATTCATAACTTCAATAAACTTTAACGTTTAGGTTTCTACCTTACGGTGTACTAAGTGCTTATCTATCGTTTCTCTACCTTAAATTATCTTTCGGTGTCGCGTTCGCTAATTGCTAATTACTGCGGGAGTCGAGTGATAAGAAGTCGTGAGTGTTGTCTGAACGAGCGACCGTCGTGTGGTAATCAGAGCGGCTGCATCAAGCAACGACAATGGCGGCCCCTCAGGAGGAGAGCCTGCTCTCGCGCTGCGAAATCCCCATCATCGACCTGGCGCATATAGGTAAGCAACAGAACCACTTGACCGCTCATAACATCTTTACATAAACACCGCTCCACTGATCAGCGAAAGTCCTGTACGCGACTGTACATTCACTTGACAAACTTTGCGCAGTTATCGCTTGTCGTTGTTGCATAATTACAGTAATCATTCTGTGATAGGTAGGTAATAGGtatcattataatttcaatGAGTTTGTCATTCTTTTTAttctatattagtatagatatcgaCTTTGAATCGTGAGTAAAGATCaaagtttttgttaataacACCACATCCAGGTAGAATGACAGTTGGGctgaaagtttttaataaaagttgttCCGTCAGACTAAAACGAAAAGTATAAAGCGACTACCTGGCCCTTCGCTATAATAGAGAACCCTCCGGAGATCGCGTGTCTGCCGACAGCCGACCGACAGCTGTGCATcgatgttttatttgttgtcaTTAAACAATCTCGGCATCCCGCTCTCATGTGGGTTCAAAGACCGGACTCCCTGAACCGTTCATCGCAGTTCATCCGtct
Above is a window of Anticarsia gemmatalis isolate Benzon Research Colony breed Stoneville strain chromosome 2, ilAntGemm2 primary, whole genome shotgun sequence DNA encoding:
- the LOC142983824 gene encoding uncharacterized protein LOC142983824 translates to MSSEDVIELGSSDEETEPAPKKSKPLPNAMVCIPRKYHDVTIKPTKVKPSSFPKGLEMKPITVKTVSNTKQLMGSIKKLNGKPSDLVSKPRLGVNPFSGQQKPVLIQNKPSNSNIKYFKVVSPRNIITNKAPPGLLKNPIRIQNAAALNLPPSITVKKTVSNRPVVLLNVKSKQQINQRNNPVGEVLTVQLDDDDAPPHKSGPQWYLRPEEQTDTPTPEEENNKEPEAPKFIEITIEDSPVKPVSSKSTHEVGAELAITIDDSPAKSQTSKKRKGSFSDNEKKRGAGSVPHSKKKLKYPKEFDNRKTVEIEIDPLQIGISNDICHTAGDTVVNIDDESISSESGMTQTNIQEKCNTTPSKENTIEVQSSPSEFHPVYQSFIDLCFQLENSDDMKKIVEKKIKGYYRQVPKEYTESEEFTDMVSSKILSMKASPEKMYLYIKDIVDELNLQRKLCKAQPVVKEIKNEEPMQIYDEESEYDSKRQRQIRKLEKTIKKLHRAIQKLEEQEVDFDDDDDSVYLLTERYKERMVRVYAKFCQMSNTKMPSEPRILLDARPGRPSGPAKRLEKWINKKVPIGTPLPFPDFHDVLRCVRQANDEDKLGFNEADIMEEARDLFTRCGKKLQRRRQENEWRLAASRIAVDVDPAENNDDLKKKLMENQRIAAQKETEIFNKFADRQNQLKLEAEEIGDKEAEESPIESEEEDVNEESGSLENTEKRKERLKRLIQEKAKKTDEKENQPSNKDEAIESITQTPEEVQAEDVNKENTENKDSENKTEEDNKMNVDESPNDDKTIPNETETYILSDDSNELRSDIDELHLLQKLHSENEEHSSTVDTSDSESAIDISDSLESGDNKEQSKELSDVISIENSSYSENEDEIMINTQVSNTDSVQLISEDNTLNESAVPVDESAITAESSKAGSVQATHTNNDEYNEAVENILLASSEEDDGDSQDAPCVNLRDDLISIDETCIGGTSSTDIRTQEQPKSATSDETITTKVNTDEVPVIENQAKENLDSSKSTECNESSTKSNGEVCSEKSNKSVETMDVEHDDVEEQLERLFSPTGNDSESSISIKS
- the UbcE2M gene encoding NEDD8-conjugating enzyme UbcE2M; translation: MIKLFSLKQQKKDEEGSARAGGSQKKASAAQLRITKDLNELNLPKTCSTEFPDPDDLLNFKLIICPDEGFYRGGRFVFSFKVGPNYPHEPPKVKCETAVYHPNIDLEGNVCLNILREDWKPVLTVNSIVYGLQYLFLEPNPEDPLNKEAADELQSNRRLFEQHVQRAMRGGYVGSSYFERCLK